From one Sciurus carolinensis chromosome 9, mSciCar1.2, whole genome shotgun sequence genomic stretch:
- the Rhoa gene encoding transforming protein RhoA has product MAAIRKKLVIVGDGACGKTCLLIVFSKDQFPEVYVPTVFENYVADIEVDGKQVELALWDTAGQEDYDRLRPLSYPDTDVILMCFSIDSPDSLENIPEKWTPEVKHFCPNVPIILVGNKKDLRNDEHTRRELAKMKQEPVKPEEGRDMANRIGAFGYMECSAKTKDGVREVFEMATRAALQARRGKKKSGCLVL; this is encoded by the exons ATGGCTGCCATCAGGAAGAAATTGGTGATTGTTGGTGATGGAGCATGTGGCAAGACATGCTTGCTCATAGTTTTCAGCAAGGACCAGTTCCCAGAAGTATATGTGCCCACAGTGTTTGAGAACTATGTGGCAGATATTGAGGTGGATGGAAAGCAG GTAGAGTTGGCTTTGTGGGACACAGCTGGGCAGGAAGATTATGATCGCCTGAGGCCCCTCTCCTACCCAGACACTGATGTTATACTGATGTGTTTCTCCATCGACAGCCCTGATAGTTTAG aaaacATCCCAGAAAAATGGACCCCAGAAGTCAAGCATTTCTGTCCCAACGTACCCATCATCCTGGTTGGGAATAAGAAGGATCTTCGTAATGATGAGCACACAAGGCGGGAGTTAGCCAAGATGAAGCAG GAGCCAGTAAAACCTGAAGAAGGCAGAGATATGGCAAACAGGATTGGTGCCTTTGGGTACATGGAGTGTTCAGCAAAGACCAAAGATGGAGTGAGGGAGGTTTTTGAAATGGCCACAAGAGCTGCTCTTCAAGCCAGACGTGGGAAGAAAAAATCTGGGTGCCTTGTGTTGTGA
- the Gpx1 gene encoding glutathione peroxidase 1, which produces MCAARLATAAAQSTVYSFSARPLTGGEPLSLGSLRGKVLLIENVASLUGTTVRDYTQMNELQERLGPRGLVVLGFPCNQFGHQENAKNEEILNSLKYVRPGGGFEPNFPLFEKCEVNGSKAHPLFEFLRETLPAPSDDPTALMTDPKFIIWSPVCRNDVAWNFEKFLVGPDGVPVRRYSRRFPTIDIEPDIEALLSQMPSCA; this is translated from the exons ATGTGTGCTGCTAGGCTGGCGACAGCGGCGGCCCAGTCCACCGTGTATAGCTTCTCAGCGCGCCCGTTGACCGGCGGGGAGCCTTTGAGTCTGGGCTCCCTGCGGGGCAAGGTGCTGCTCATCGAGAATGTGGCTTCTCTCTGAGGCACCACGGTCCGGGACTACACCCAAATGAACGAGCTGCAGGAGCGCCTCGGGCCCCGGGGCCTGGTCGTGCTCGGCTTCCCGTGCAACCAGTTTGGACATCAG GAGAACGCAAAGAACGAAGAGATTCTGAATTCCCTCAAGTATGTCCGACCCGGTGGCGGGTTCGAGCCCAATTTCCCTCTCTTCGAGAAGTGTGAGGTAAATGGCTCCAAGGCCCATCCACTCTTCGAATTCCTGCGGGAGACCCTGCCCGCGCCGAGCGATGACCCCACCGCGCTCATGACCGACCCCAAATTCATCATCTGGTCACCGGTGTGCCGCAATGATGTTGCCTGGAACTTTGAGAAGTTCCTAGTGGGCCCTGACGGTGTGCCAGTGCGAAGGTATAGCCGCCGCTTTCCGACCATCGACATTGAACCTGACATTGAAGCCCTGCTATCTCAGATGCCCAGCTGTGCCTAA